A single genomic interval of Epinephelus fuscoguttatus linkage group LG22, E.fuscoguttatus.final_Chr_v1 harbors:
- the phax gene encoding phosphorylated adapter RNA export protein — MAHDGDLMDGDLEDGEISGSNSDTEMGTAAAAPARPQVPPAFSGQSFQNRAAAQHPATAYRSTSRTVESSDSDLDSSDEEAAVWRRKRQKVSSAPQPPACTARPEPTRMPVPGALGGRKVNNIWGSVVQEQCQDAVAAELGIFGMEGEVSMSSRNVETYNFVLARKMMEKEREMEKESNEGEVSMLDAQLEEYMRGRGGGDAKRKRPAKERLGPRAEMDIKGRYEITEDDPEDKVTDEIAHRLQEPKKDLIERVVNVIGKKKAIELLGETATLEESGGVYTMDGSRRRTPGGVYLNLLKNTPSISKSQIKKIFIEEHQKECKNKKAAQKRRRHMVAKKMKQAIGTLNLQEHDDVSRETFASDTNEALESLEEAAEQEEEGQEEAAVGTEETPVVYNAVDLEVF, encoded by the coding sequence ATGGCGCATGACGGAGATCTAATGGACGGTGATCTGGAAGATGGAGAGATCTCCGGGTCTAACTCGGATACTGAAATGGGAACCGCCGCCGCAGCACCAGCTCGACCCCAGGTTCCTCCAGCGTTTAGCGGCCAGTCCTTCCAGAACAGAGCCGCTGCCCAGCATCCAGCCACCGCCTACCGCAGCACCAGTAGGACGGTGGAGTCCAGTGACAGTGACCTGGACTCTTCGGACGAGGAGGCGGCTGTTTGGCGCCGGAAACGCCAGAAAGTATCCAGTGCTCCCCAGCCGCCTGCCTGTACCGCCCGGCCAGAGCCGACCCGCATGCCCGTCCCCGGCGCCCTGGGAGGCCGCAAAGTGAACAACATTTGGGGCTCTGTGGTCCAGGAGCAGTGTCAGGATGCCGTAGCTGCAGAGCTGGGCATATTCGGTATGGAAGGTGAAGTTAGCATGTCCAGCAGAAATGTGGAGACTTATAACTTTGTCCTGGCCCGTAAGAtgatggagaaggagagggagatggagaaagagtCGAATGAAGGAGAGGTGAGCATGCTGGACGCCCAGCTGGAGGAGTACAtgagggggaggggaggaggtgaTGCAAAGAGGAAGAGGCCAGCTAAAGAGAGACTAGGCCCCAGGGCTGAGATGGACATTAAGGGTCGGTATGAGATCACAGAGGACGACCCTGAGGATAAGGTGACGGATGAAATCGCACACAGGCTGCAAGAGCCTAAAAAAGACCTGATAGAGCGCGTTGTTAATGTCATTGGTAAGAAAAAAGCCATAGAGCTGCTCGGAGAGACTGCAACACTGGAGGAAAGTGGTGGTGTGTACACCATGGACGGCAGCAGGCGACGGACACCTGGTGGGGTGTATCTCAACCTGCTGAAGAACACACCCAGCATCAGTAAGTCCCAGATCAAGAAGATATTCATTGAGGAACATCAGAAGGAGTGCAAGAATAAGAAGGCCGCCCAGAAGAGGAGGCGGCACATGGTGGCCAAGAAGATGAAGCAGGCCATCGGCACGCTGAACCTGCAGGAGCACGATGATGTCTCCAGAGAGACTTTCGCCAGTGATACCAATGAGGCCTTGGAGTCATTGGAGGAGGCTGCagaacaggaagaggagggtcAGGAGGAAGCTGCTGTGGGCACTGAGGAGACACCAGTGGTCTACAATGCTGTAGACCTGGAGGTCTTCTAA
- the pmpcb gene encoding mitochondrial-processing peptidase subunit beta yields the protein MATSLQRLTSAGRYLLQRHILKTNSLSRLTAGPHRLLATQAAHQVALNVPETKVTTLENGLRVASEDSGLTTCTVGLWIDAGSRYENERNNGTAHFLEHMAFKGTRKRSQLDLELEIENMGAHLNAYTSREQTVYYAKAFSKDLPRAVEILADIIQNSTLGEAEIERERGVILREMQEVETNLQEVVFDYLHATAYQSTALGRTILGPTENIKTINRGDLVEYITTHYKGPRIVLAAAGGVSQDELIDLAKYHFGKLPGRYKGEAPALPPCHFTGSEHRVRDDKMPLAHIAIAVEAVGWSHPDTIPLMVANTLIGNWDRSFGGGVNLSSKLAQMACQGNLCHSFQSFNTCYTDTGLWGLYMVCEPGTISDMMHFTQMEWMSLCTSVTESEVARAKNLLKTNMLLHLDGSTPICEDIGRQMLCYSRRIPLHELEARIDAIDATTIKDVCTKYIYNKAPAIAAVGPIERLPDYNQIRSGMFWMRT from the exons ATGGCGACGTCCCTACAGCGCCTCACGTCTGCCGGGCGATATCTCCTTCAAAGACACATACTGAAGACAAATTCTTTAAGCAGG CTCACAGCTGGACCTCACAGGCTCTTAGCTACTCAGGCTGCTCACCAGGTGGCTCTAAATGTTCCTGAGACCAAGGTGACCACTTTAGAGAATGGACTCCGGGTGGCCTCTGAGGACTCTGGGCTTACCACCTGCACA GTGGGCCTCTGGATTGATGCAGGCAGTCGCTATGAGAACGAGAGAAATAATGGCACAGCACATTTCCTGGAACATATGGCATTTAAG ggcACCAGGAAACGCTCCCAGTTGGATTTGGAGTTAGAGATCGAGAACATGGGGGCTCACCTGAACGCCTACACATCCAGAGAGCAAACAGTTTATTACGCCAAGGCTTTCTCTAAAGATCTTCCACGAG CTGTGGAGATCCTGGCTGACATCATCCAGAACAGCACACTGGGTGAGGCAGAGATCGAGAGGGAGCGAGGGGTGATCCTCAGAGAGATGCAGGAAGTAGAGACCAATCTGCAGGAAGTCGTGTTTGATTACCTTCATGCTACTGCGTACCAGTCCACAGCTCTGGGCAGGACCATCCTGGGCCCCACAGAGAACATCAA GACGATCAACAGAGGAGACCTGGTGGAGTACATCACTACTCACTACAAAGGCCCCAGGATAGTgctggctgctgctggag GAGTTTCACAGGATGAGCTCATTGATTTGGCCAAGTATCATTTTGGGAAACTTCCTGGCAGATATAAAGGTGAAGCCCCAGCACTTCCTCCGTGCCACTTCACAGGAAGTGAG CACCGTGTGCGTGACGACAAGATGCCTCTTGCTCATATCGCCATTGCAGTGGAGGCGGTTGGATGGTCACACCCCGACACCATCCCCCTCATGGTGGCTAACACACTTATTGGGAACTGGGACCGCTCGTTTGGTGGTGGTGTG AATCTGTCCAGTAAACTGGCTCAGATGGCCTGTCAGGGGAACCTGTGCCACAGCTTCCAGTCCTTCAACACCTGCTACACAGACACGGGCCTGTGGGGGCTCTACATGGTGTGTGAGCCCGGCACCATCAGCGACATGATGCACTTCACTCAGATGGAATG GATGTCTCTTTGCACGAGTGTGACGGAGAGCGAGGTGGCACGGGCCAAAAATCTGCTCAAGACCAACATGCTCCTGCACCTCGACG GATCCACCCCGATCTGTGAGGACATCGGCAGACAGATGCTGTGTTACAGTCGCAGGATCCCTCTGCATGAGCTGGAGGCCAGAATTGAT GCTATAGATGCTACAACCATTAAGGACGTGTGTACCAAATATATCTACAACAAGGCTCCTGCCATCGCAGCAGTTG GTCCAATTGAACGGCTGCCAGACTACAACCAGATCCGCAGTGGAATGTTCTGGATGAGAACCTGA
- the dnajc2 gene encoding dnaJ homolog subfamily C member 2: MLLEALDGDETVVFAAAAASVQIQVEPVGRWFEAYVKRRNRNPSASFQELEEEEESSEESEDEEFQLEEYPMLRTLDPKDWKNQDHYAVLGLPHLRYKATQKQIKAAHKLIVLKHHPDKRKAAGEQIVEGDNDYFTCITKAIEILSDPVKRRAFDSVDPTFDNTVPSKSEGKENFTEVFAPVFERNARWSTKKHVPKLGTMDSSFEEVDNFYSFWYNFDSWREFSYLDEEEKEKAECRDERRWIEKQNRASRAQRKKEEMNRIRTLVDTAYSCDPRIKKFKEEEKARKESEKKAKAEAKKREQEEKERARQAELEAARLAREKEEEEAKQAAQQAKKEKEIQKKAIKKERQKLRTTCKNWNYFADNEADSVKMMEEVEKLCDRLELTSLQSLNEVLASGSKEDSKAAVEKQVQEVNAQLQREKEAEVQMRQAARSAEQASGGGGAGGKGWNEEDLQLLIKAVNLFPAGTNARWEVIANYMNLHSTSGMKRTAKDVINKAKNLQRLDPVQKDEINRKAFEKFKKEHGSVAPTIDNAVPSERFDATGGEGNAASWTTEEQKLLEQALKTYPVSTPERWEKIAAAVPGRSKKDCMKRYKELVEMVKAKKAAQEQVASKSKK; this comes from the exons ATGTTGTTAGAAGCGCTGGACGGCGACGAGACGGTTGTCTTTGCAGCCGCTGCCG cATCTGTGCAGATCCAGGTTGAGCCTGTAGGTCGATGGTTTGAGGCCTACGTgaagaggaggaacaggaaTCCATCTGCCTCCTtccaggagctggaggaggaagaggagtcctcagaggagtcagaggatGAGGAGTTTCAGCTGGAGGAGTACCCGATGCTCCGAACACTTGACCCCAAAGACTGGAAG AATCAAGATCACTATGCTGTCCTCGGGCTCCCACACTTGAGATACAAAGCCACACAGAAACAGATCAAAGCCGCCC ACAAATTGATTGTGTTGAAGCACCATCCTGACAAGAGGAAAGCTGCAGGAGAGCAGATTGTAGAGGGAGACAACGACTACTTCACCTGTATAACTAAAG CTATAGAAATCCTGTCTGACCCTGTGAAGAGGAGAGCCTTCGACAGTGTCGATCCAACCTTTGACAACACCGTGCCTTCAAAGAGCGAAGGCAAAGAAAACTTTACAGAGGTGTTTGCTCCAGTTTTCGAGAGAAACGCCAGATGGTCTACCAAAAAGCACGTGCCCAAACTTGGAACCATGGACTCCTCTTTTGAGGAAGTCGATAATTTTTACTCTTTTTG GTACAACTTTGATTCGTGGAGGGAATTCTCATACCTGGAcgaagaggaaaaagaaaaggctgAATG CCGAGATGAGAGGAGATGGATTGAAAAGCAGAATCGAGCTTCCAGAGCtcagaggaagaaggaggagatgaACAGAATACGAACACTAGTTG ATACTGCCTACAGCTGTGACCCTAGAATAAAGAaattcaaagaagaagaaaaagccaGGAAGGAGTCAGAGAAGAAGGCCAAAGCTGAAGCcaagaagagagagcaggaggagaaggagcgA GCCCGGCAGGCTGAGCTGGAGGCAGCTCGTTTGgcgagggagaaagaggaagaggaggccaaGCAGGCAGCCCAGCAGGccaagaaagagaaggagatcCAGAAGAAGGCCATCAAGAAGGAGAGGCAGAAACTCAGGACTACCTGCAAG AACTGGAATTACTTTGCTGACAATGAAGCTGACAGCGTGAAAATGATGGAGGAAGTGGAGAAGCTCTGTGATCGTCTGGAGCTGACGAG TCTGCAGTCCCTGAATGAGGTCCTGGCATCAGGATCAAAAGAGGACAGCAAGGCAGCCGTGGAGAAGCAG GTGCAGGAGGTGAACGCCCAGCtgcagagggagaaggaggcCGAGGTCCAGATGAGGCAGGCGGCTCGCAGTGCTGAGCAGgccagcggaggaggaggagcaggggggAAGGGCTGGAACGAGGAGGACCTCCAGCTGCTCATCAAAGCTGTCAACCTGTTCCCTGCTGGGACCAACGccag ATGGGAAGTTATTGCCAACTATATGAACCTCCACTCCACCAGTGGCATGAAGAGGACGGCCAAAGACGTCATCAACAAAGCCAAGAATCTACAACGGCTAG ATCCAGTTCAGAAGGATGAGATCAACAGAAAAGCCTTTGAAAAGTTCAAGAAGGAACATGGTTCTGTAGCGCCCACCATCGACAATGCTGTGCCCTCAGAGAGATTTGATG CCACTGGTGGTGAAGGTAACGCCGCCTCCTGGACCACCGAGGAGCAGAAGCTTCTGGAACAAGCCCTGAAGACCTATCCAGTGAGCACACCTGAGCGGTGGGAGAAGATCGCTGCTGCCGTCCCTGGACGAAGCAAGAAAGATTGTATGAAGAGGTACAAG GAACTGGTGGAGATGGTTAAAGCCAAGAAAGCTGCACAGGAACAAGTTGCAAGCAAGAGTAAAAAATGA